The DNA window CGGGTTTCATGGAGCGGAGAATCACATTTTTCGGTGACAGCAAGAGTATCGGGACAGGACCGGAAACAGCTAAACTGCCCTGGCCTGCTGCCTTCGTCCAGTGCAAAAGCAGACTACAATCCCCTCTGACCAGCTTCACGCCTGACGTCACAGCTGCCTACAACAAACCCTTCATTGGAATGGAACTCGCCGCTGTCCTCAGTAGCGCCCGCGGAAAAACCGACGGTTCCGATAGAGCGGGCTACCCGATGCATCGGCATCCCCTCAGAGGAAAAAGAACTCTACTAGATGCATTCAACGCTATCTGGGAAGGCGGGTCCTTTCCAGATGAATGGAAACTGGCACACGTTCCCAACCCCCAAACATGCCAGGGGACGGGCACCACTAGCGACTTCCAGCCAATCAGCTTGCTGTTCTGTACCGCAAAAACGCTGGAGAGGATGGTTAACCGGCAAAAGCACTGGAGAGGCTAACTCTTCGACCCGTGCCAATAAGCCTTCCAAAAGGGACTCGGCACCGGACCTCACCTAGGTTCCCCCGATTAAGTACTCGTCAAGGTCAAAGGTGAAAGCCTTCACGCCGATATCACCGTACTTGATATGGCAAAAACCTACAGCACAGTGTGGCGCGAAGGCGTACTTCAACAGCTTAAACGATGGGGCCTGCAGGGAAACATTGGCAGATTCATCCAGAACTACCTCACCAATCGCCGTTTCCAAGTCTACATAGGCGAGGGATAAGGATCCCAGAAGTTTCGTGAAAACAATGGGGTGCTGCAAGGATCAGTACTAGCCATGACGCTACTCCTTTTTAGGATCAACTCGCTCTTCGCCGCGCTACCAGGAGGCGTTTACGTCGGATACGGATTCAAAATCTCAGCTGAAAAGTGCACAAACACACCGTTGCGGCTCTAACCACCTAGCGAAAACCAGAACCAGTCGTCTTTGGAATTACCCCCCACCGCAAAATCACAGTGACACCTCACTTCCGTCGATTGTGGAAGTAGTAAGCGGCTGGTCCGCACTATCTGCTTCCGTCACCTCAAAAATAACCTCGGAACCGCACTGAATATCACAGCCACATTTTCTACGGAATATACAGTAACATTTTCGAAGGGCTCTTTAATATTCTCGTGCCTGTAGACCACGGAGCGGTGCGGTTAGCCTCCGGGCTGCTACGAAGCACCCTTGCCGAATCAGCCTGCGCTGAGGCCGGAGTACTACCCTGCCGCTGGAAAGTAGCCAGGGTAGCCCTAACACGGGCACTGATCTTTCTCGAGAGGGCTTCCGGCGAGGAATGTTCCCTTCTTACCATCGCGACCAATATTCACCAGAAGTTCACCAAAAAAGCCCCTCTCAACCATCTTCAGAACTAGTCAACCGTAAATATCCACGACACAACAAGATCTATACCGATGGCTCGAAGGCGTTGGAGCGAGAATCAGCGGATTCGAGCAGGCTCTCCCTCCGGTTACCCCCCTCTTGCTCAATCTTCACGGCGAAAGCAGCTGCCATCGCAGTGGCAATGGCCAAAAGGAACCCGGACGCACCAACAATAGACGTTCCTCACACCCCTTCGTACAGGCCATTGAAACCCACCAAGACCCACTGCTCACCTACGGCACTCGAGCCCTAACCCGACTCCCAGACGAGACACCAACCTCAGACATCTACACGGAGTTCAACACCAATCTGCTGTACGGATTCATCAACTACTGGCGGAGATCTCGAGGCCACACACAAAAGGGATCAACCGACAGGTGGACCGACCGGTTCTATCAAAAGGAGTAGAAGATACTCTCCTAACTTCGAGTGGAACACACAACAGTGACCAACGCACGCACCATATGCAGAATGTGAATCGCGCAACAGCCAGCTCTGTCGGGTACCTGCTCTACAACTGCCGAGAGCTCGAGGACCTTCGGCGGCTATACGACCAAACAGAATCACTACGGGACGACCAACGATCCGGTCCGTGAGGAGGTACTCCTCATGATTACGAAGGACGCTGGCCTATACGACCGTATATAACCAAAACACCATATGCGACGAAAAGAGACTACGAATTCGTCGGTGCTATGGTTGGGAAACTCGAGACATGCAACTTCAAGTCTCAGCTTCATCGAGAGTACTTGCATTAAAAATGTGCAAACTTCAACCTCGGAAGTAGTGATGACGACAAAGAGGAACTTTCCGAGTGGCTGGGGCGTGAATACGATCGCTGACACCACCATGATAACAAGATCGTCATCGGCTACCTTAATGTTCAGATTAGTCAAGAAGTGAAATGTAGACCGGTTATTGGAACATCGCCTCCTGCATAGGTACACCTGTAGATCACCTCAGCTAACAAAGACTCAAATGAACTGCGTTCTGAATGATGGTCGGCCCTTTTCCGACATTATCGACGTAAGAAAGTATCAGGGGGCTAACTAACATCGACTTGGACCACTACCTAGCGACGCTACGTTATAACCTAGACCGACGTGGCGATAGCCCACGCCCAGCATCTCGAAATAGTGCTGAAGCACCACTCGTGGACTACTGGAACGGAACAAAAGCAGACATAAGTAAGAGTCAGCGAGTGCGAAAAGATATTGGATGGGAAGGAGGCAGCACGCGCAGTTATGCTGCTCCAAGCCACCCGTCAGAACGTGCATTTATACCGACAGAAACGACAAAAGGAGGAGATGTCTTTTTCGGGAGAAGAAAAGCCACCTGGAAGAGTCGGAGATAAAGATGGAGCTGCTGTACCGTTCTCAGGAAACACGTTTGCTCTTCATGAAGCTGTGATTCAACAATTTATGCGGAAATGTGTAGAGACAAGGAAGGTGGCGTCAAGATGTGTGAAGTGATTGAACGACGAAGGTAGCACTACGTTGAATATCTGAACAATGCACAGGCGGCCGATTATCCGTTTGAGGATTGCGATTGTGTTAATACTACAGACGACAGAGATGTACCAATTCCCACCATGAACAAGATCAACGAAGCtatccaacagctcaagaacttCAAAGCCGCTCGCAAGGATGATCTCGGAACGAAACTCTCTGAGACGATGGAGTGCTGGCATCGAATAATCGGAAGGATACAGAACAGTTACCACAGGAGTGGAAAGAAGAGTCATTATCCCtggactgtgaaaactacagGGCAATCAGTTTCaaatgccgcctacaaagtgctatGCCAGATCATATTCCGACACCAGACTTGTTGGTACTTAACGATTCGGGTTCACCAATGGCCGATCAACAACTGGTCAACTCTTTACTATACGGCAATTCCTCCAAAAATGTCGTTAATGCAGGTCTCGACCTCAAAACCGCATGACTGATTGAGGTTACGAGGAATGTTGTGCGGTGTTGTGTGAAGATTTCGGGCGGTTCCTCGGACTTTTTGGAATCACGTAAAAGACTAAGATAGTGCTATGGGCTGTCCtgtctgtctttttaataaagcaCTAAGGATGTGatgcgaagagcggggttcaaTTTGCGGGAGACGATTTTCACGAGGTACCATCATGATAATTTCATGAGGTATACCcagccccctgctaggcagccatgttgtcctagccaacatctgcctttgttaaaatcaaaacaacccaatgctattgcacgggcgacgtgggcctagatgcagctaggcccattatatgttgactactgtcaaagtccgtatatctccatagcggatgacaggagtgacaccctcctggGTATACCAgcaataataaaattcaatcgACGCTAACAAAATGCAGGgtatatttgaataaaacacgttataaaacaaaaatatgacgTTAAAACTAGTAAGTCTGCTAGCTCATTTTCCCGTGCACTCCTTAATCCAGAAATGCTTCATCACGTCAACAAGCGTTATGCGAGAACTGCTCGGCTTCCGCAGCAACTTTGAGATCATATCCTTCGCACCGGCACTCATAAAACGTGGATAATCCACCTCCAACCGACGAATCCTATCGTACGTAGCTTCCGTCGTCTCCGATTCGAACGGTGGATAACCGACCAGAAACTCATAGCATAGAATACCCAGACACCACTGATCGACCGAATCGTCGTAAATTTTGCCATCCACCATCTCCGGAGGCAGGTAGTCCAGCGTTCCGCACATAGTCTTACGCCGATTAGAATTGGTGTGGGCAGACCAACCGAAATCGGCTAATTTCACGTTGTCGCCATGTGTTAACAGGATATTTTCCGGCTTCAAGTCACGATGGATAACGTTGTTTGCGTGACAGTAATTCAGCGCGTCCGCTACTTGATAGGTGTATCGTGCTGACCGTCGCTCGTCGAATCTTCCGTTCGGCGACGCTTTCAGATGTTTGTACAATTCTCCCTCGGAAGCTAACTCCAGTGCCAAGTAAATTCTGCGATCGTCGTGAAACCAGGTGTACAGACGAAGTATGTGTGGATGTCTAcgaatcgaaagaaaattaaacaaaattagAAACAATAGATCATTTCTTTTGTTCCAATTGAAAAGGATCAAACTCACTTCAATCTGGACTGAATTTCCACCTCCCGCAGCAGCTGCTTCTCCACTCGGCCCTTGATTAGTTCCGACTTGAACATCACCTTCATGGCCACCATAAACTTCGTGCCCTTTTCCCGGGCCAGATAAACTCGACCAAACTTGCCTCTTCCGAGGGCGCATCCCAGCTCGAAATCATTTTTACTCCAACGGTATTTTTGCCCGTACGACGGATGCGACATCATATTCACAATCGATTGAGTCACTCCGACCACTTGTTCCGAGCTTACCCCATCGATCAGCTGGGGCAGATCGTCCATCGTAAACATGGGTTCGGTCGAATTCATTCCGGATTatattaaaacgaaaaaaaaaactttcaacaaCCAACGGCACAAACAGCACGACAATCAAAACCGCTTCTTTTTCTGACAGTTTATTTGAAATGGGTGGTGTTTTCGATTGCGCCCACAAGTGTTAGGCCAACtgtaccaaaaaaaatcgagtaTACACGCTTAAAATGTAATGATCATcaaatgtgattttttttattaaactattgcttgtggcactaaaaactggattctaaccgcacttaAGCTGTTCGCAACGCTGATGTATTCTGTATGGACTGTTCAATTTTACATCACCGACTAAAACACATATATCGCAATGCTGAGATGGAGTTCTATTTTTCAGGCACTTTTTTGAATCAGATTTAGAACAGCTCGACTattctgttttaaattttccacAATTTGAAACACAAATAGAACactgttttaaatatttttcattggTATGTGTGaaacaggcattgtaattctctctcactcacgaaAGAAGAAGCCtttccgatgtccaacttttccgagataagatgagtcgcaaaattctccgtctccacaaaaagcgtgagaataattttccggataaaatttatttatcttatcaaaaaacaaccaacgacTATTAGCTTGAAAGTAAAActcttacggccaatttcttcacttggatgaaaactggttttcgttgaaaaccggttttcggctaattggTCACTAGCAAtctgaaaactggttttcagcgaaaaccggttttcatccagtgaagaaattggccgttagatcacagagaacagacatataagctggaacaaactttcccgaaaaacctgtgtaaacatttaaatgaaaatac is part of the Topomyia yanbarensis strain Yona2022 chromosome 1, ASM3024719v1, whole genome shotgun sequence genome and encodes:
- the LOC131676494 gene encoding aurora kinase B, coding for MNSTEPMFTMDDLPQLIDGVSSEQVVGVTQSIVNMMSHPSYGQKYRWSKNDFELGCALGRGKFGRVYLAREKGTKFMVAMKVMFKSELIKGRVEKQLLREVEIQSRLKHPHILRLYTWFHDDRRIYLALELASEGELYKHLKASPNGRFDERRSARYTYQVADALNYCHANNVIHRDLKPENILLTHGDNVKLADFGWSAHTNSNRRKTMCGTLDYLPPEMVDGKIYDDSVDQWCLGILCYEFLVGYPPFESETTEATYDRIRRLEVDYPRFMSAGAKDMISKLLRKPSSSRITLVDVMKHFWIKECTGK